In the Thermococcus sp. MAR1 genome, one interval contains:
- a CDS encoding ribonuclease P protein component 4 has translation MSKKFIRQREQREKRKIARERIETLFTLAERVFPYEPELANRYVEIALAVQQKARIRMPRKWKRRYCKKCHSFLVPGVNARVRLRDKPYPHVVIKCLNCGHIMRYPYVREQKEKRRERQKEARSLKRNEQG, from the coding sequence ATGTCAAAGAAATTCATCCGCCAGAGGGAGCAGAGGGAAAAGCGCAAGATTGCCCGAGAGAGGATTGAGACCCTTTTCACCCTCGCTGAGAGGGTCTTCCCCTATGAGCCGGAGCTGGCCAACCGCTACGTTGAGATAGCCCTCGCGGTTCAGCAGAAAGCGAGAATAAGGATGCCGAGAAAGTGGAAAAGGCGATACTGCAAGAAATGCCATTCCTTCCTCGTTCCGGGCGTTAACGCCAGGGTGAGGCTCAGGGATAAGCCGTACCCCCACGTCGTTATCAAATGCCTCAACTGCGGCCACATAATGAGGTATCCCTACGTAAGGGAGCAGAAGGAGAAGAGAAGGGAGCGGCAAAAAGAAGCAAGATCACTGAAACGAAACGAGCAAGGATAA
- the wtpC gene encoding tungstate ABC transporter ATP-binding protein WtpC gives MLEVRSVSKDWKEFRLRGISFDVSEGEHFIILGPSGAGKTVLLEIIAGIIEPDDGKIVLNGEDITHFPPERRGLAYIPQNYALFPHMSVFDNIAFGLKLRGVPRSEIERKVKEISGILGIDHLLRRKPKTLSGGEQQRVAIARALVVEPELLLMDEPFANLDVQTRAKLLGEMKRWKRELGFTALHVTHSFEEAVSLGDRVGVMLNGRLVQVGPVRDVFSRPTSEEVARFLGFENIIEGTAEGRILRSNGVEIELPAETMGRVRVGLRPEDIILSLEPIRSSARNEFRATVESVEELGPLVRVHLRIDGLHLRAFITRSSMLEMGITKGKELYVSFKASALHVF, from the coding sequence ATGCTTGAGGTAAGGTCGGTTTCCAAGGACTGGAAGGAGTTCCGGCTGAGGGGAATAAGCTTTGACGTGAGCGAGGGGGAGCACTTCATAATCCTCGGCCCGAGCGGGGCCGGGAAGACTGTGCTCCTTGAGATAATAGCGGGCATAATCGAACCCGACGACGGAAAGATAGTCCTCAACGGTGAGGACATAACCCACTTCCCTCCCGAGAGGCGTGGGCTCGCTTATATCCCCCAGAACTACGCCCTCTTTCCCCACATGAGCGTTTTCGACAACATAGCCTTTGGACTTAAGCTCCGGGGGGTTCCAAGGTCTGAAATCGAGAGGAAAGTTAAGGAAATATCCGGGATTCTGGGAATAGACCACCTCCTCCGCAGAAAACCGAAGACCCTGAGCGGTGGCGAGCAGCAGCGCGTGGCCATAGCGAGGGCCCTTGTTGTGGAACCCGAGCTTCTGCTCATGGACGAGCCATTCGCGAACCTCGACGTCCAGACCAGGGCGAAGCTTTTAGGAGAGATGAAGCGCTGGAAAAGAGAACTGGGCTTCACGGCGTTGCATGTCACCCACTCCTTCGAGGAGGCGGTTAGCTTGGGCGACAGGGTAGGCGTTATGCTCAACGGAAGGCTTGTGCAGGTTGGCCCCGTCAGGGACGTCTTTTCGAGGCCGACGAGCGAAGAGGTCGCTCGCTTTTTGGGATTTGAGAACATCATAGAGGGCACTGCGGAGGGAAGAATTCTGAGGAGCAACGGGGTCGAGATAGAGCTTCCCGCCGAGACCATGGGCAGGGTTCGCGTTGGCCTAAGGCCGGAGGATATAATACTCTCCCTTGAACCCATCAGGAGCTCGGCCAGAAACGAGTTCAGGGCAACTGTCGAGTCGGTTGAAGAGCTCGGCCCGCTCGTCAGGGTTCATTTGAGAATCGACGGGTTACACCTCAGGGCCTTCATAACCCGCTCCTCGATGCTGGAGATGGGAATAACGAAGGGAAAAGAGCTCTACGTCAGCTTCAAGGCGAGTGCATTACATGTGTTCTGA
- the wtpB gene encoding tungstate ABC transporter permease WtpB: protein MGRDYTLYFFAALGSFLILYIALPLLVILAKQASDVNMLLKTLHDPYVIEALRNSLLTATATALIALLFAVPLGYVLARKEFPGKSLVQALVDVPIVIPHSVVGIMLLVTFSSAILDSYTGIIAAMLFVSAPFAINAARDGFLAVDEKLENVARTLGASRMRAFFSIALPMAFPAIASGAIMTWARAISEVGAILIVAYYPKTAQVLVMEYFNNYGLRASRPISVVLIVMSLTVFVILRWLVGRKANA from the coding sequence ATGGGGAGGGATTACACGCTCTACTTCTTTGCAGCCCTGGGGAGCTTCCTAATCCTCTACATAGCCCTGCCCCTGCTCGTCATACTGGCAAAGCAGGCCTCGGACGTGAATATGCTCCTCAAAACCCTTCACGACCCCTACGTTATCGAGGCCCTCAGGAACTCCCTCCTTACAGCGACAGCGACCGCTTTGATAGCACTTCTCTTCGCCGTTCCCCTCGGCTACGTTCTGGCGAGGAAGGAGTTTCCAGGAAAGAGCCTCGTTCAGGCCCTGGTTGATGTTCCCATAGTCATCCCGCACTCAGTCGTCGGAATAATGCTCCTCGTTACCTTCTCCAGCGCAATCCTCGACAGCTACACCGGCATAATAGCCGCGATGCTCTTTGTTTCGGCCCCATTCGCGATAAACGCCGCGCGAGATGGCTTCTTAGCTGTTGACGAGAAGCTCGAAAACGTTGCCAGAACCCTCGGGGCGTCGCGTATGAGAGCGTTCTTCTCAATAGCGCTCCCGATGGCGTTTCCGGCCATAGCGAGCGGGGCCATAATGACGTGGGCTCGCGCTATAAGCGAGGTGGGTGCGATACTCATCGTCGCGTATTATCCTAAAACGGCCCAGGTTCTCGTTATGGAGTACTTCAACAACTACGGCCTGAGGGCTTCGAGACCGATTTCCGTTGTCCTTATCGTGATGAGCCTCACCGTTTTCGTTATCCTGCGCTGGCTCGTGGGGAGGAAGGCCAATGCTTGA
- the tsaA gene encoding tRNA (N6-threonylcarbamoyladenosine(37)-N6)-methyltransferase TrmO, which produces MNFEPFKLVPVGYVRKDGETFIEILPEFREAMDGLAEGDWIKLILWFHASDTPERRNVLKVHPYNNPENPLRGVFATRSPVRPNPLAIYAVRINRIEENRLYIDWIDAMDGTPVLDIKILVERLDCPRETPIPEEELDIPSSRQIGEVNLIPRKSEHLDELEEVSPEEYEALVLELGPMTEVLTAKELVELISALKEIYENLPVEIKDKLRTHVMHSP; this is translated from the coding sequence ATGAACTTCGAGCCCTTCAAACTCGTTCCCGTCGGCTACGTGAGAAAGGACGGAGAGACCTTCATCGAGATCCTCCCGGAGTTCAGGGAAGCTATGGACGGCCTCGCCGAGGGCGACTGGATAAAGCTGATCCTCTGGTTCCACGCCAGCGACACCCCGGAAAGGAGGAACGTCCTGAAGGTTCACCCCTACAACAACCCGGAGAATCCGCTGAGGGGAGTTTTTGCCACGCGCTCACCGGTCAGGCCAAACCCTCTGGCGATTTACGCGGTGAGAATAAACCGCATCGAGGAGAACAGGCTCTACATCGACTGGATAGACGCGATGGACGGGACGCCGGTCCTTGACATCAAGATTCTCGTGGAAAGGCTTGACTGTCCGAGGGAGACTCCGATTCCGGAGGAGGAGCTTGATATACCCTCATCGAGGCAGATCGGAGAGGTCAACCTGATACCCCGCAAGAGCGAGCACCTCGATGAGCTGGAGGAGGTCTCCCCTGAGGAATACGAGGCGCTGGTTCTTGAGCTGGGGCCGATGACAGAGGTGCTTACGGCGAAGGAACTGGTCGAGCTGATCAGTGCTCTGAAGGAAATATACGAGAACCTGCCCGTGGAGATAAAGGACAAGCTCAGAACACATGTAATGCACTCGCCTTGA
- a CDS encoding adenosylhomocysteinase yields the protein MNCTRDYCVKDINLAPDGEKKIDWVSRFMPVLQAIRKDFEEKRPFEGVRIAATLHLEMKTAFLLLTLKAAGAEVSAAASNPLSTQDDVVAALAKAGVKVYAIRGEDREQYYEFMHKALDIEPNIIIDDGADMVSTVLKERTELIDGLWGASEETTTGVIRLRAMEKDGVLRFPIIAVNDSYTKYLFDNRYGTGQSTWDGILRTTNLLIAGKNVVVVGYGWCGRGIAMRAKGLGATVIVVEVDPIRALEARMDGFLVMDMMEASKVGDIFITSTGDINCIRKEHFEVMKDGVILANAGHFDVEISKPDLEALAVEINQPRPNITEYKLKDGRRLYLLAEGRLVNLAAADGHPAEIMDMSFALQAKAAEYILNNHERLEPKVYVLPREIDEMVARIKLASMGIKIEELTEEQRKYLESWEHGT from the coding sequence ATGAACTGTACGAGGGATTACTGCGTTAAGGACATCAACCTGGCCCCGGACGGCGAGAAAAAGATAGACTGGGTCTCTAGGTTCATGCCTGTTCTCCAGGCAATAAGAAAGGACTTCGAGGAGAAAAGGCCCTTCGAGGGAGTCAGGATCGCGGCAACACTGCACCTTGAGATGAAGACCGCCTTCCTGCTCCTCACGCTCAAGGCTGCCGGTGCGGAGGTCTCGGCGGCGGCCAGCAACCCGCTCTCAACCCAGGACGACGTTGTCGCTGCCTTGGCAAAGGCAGGGGTCAAGGTCTACGCGATTCGCGGGGAGGACAGGGAGCAGTACTATGAGTTCATGCACAAGGCGCTCGACATAGAACCGAACATCATCATAGACGACGGCGCGGATATGGTCTCGACGGTGCTGAAGGAGAGAACCGAGCTGATAGACGGACTCTGGGGGGCGAGCGAGGAAACGACAACGGGCGTCATAAGGCTCCGCGCCATGGAGAAGGACGGCGTGCTGAGGTTCCCAATCATAGCGGTGAACGACAGCTATACGAAATACCTATTCGACAACAGATATGGCACCGGCCAGTCAACGTGGGACGGAATCCTGAGAACCACCAACCTGCTGATAGCGGGCAAGAACGTCGTCGTTGTCGGCTACGGCTGGTGCGGCAGGGGCATAGCGATGAGGGCAAAGGGACTGGGCGCGACGGTGATAGTCGTTGAGGTGGACCCGATTAGAGCTCTGGAAGCCAGAATGGACGGCTTCCTCGTCATGGACATGATGGAAGCATCTAAGGTAGGCGACATCTTCATCACCTCGACGGGCGACATCAACTGCATAAGGAAAGAGCACTTCGAGGTCATGAAGGATGGGGTCATTTTAGCCAACGCCGGCCACTTCGACGTGGAGATAAGCAAACCGGACCTTGAGGCTCTTGCAGTTGAAATAAACCAGCCTAGGCCGAACATAACCGAGTACAAGCTCAAAGATGGAAGGAGGCTTTACCTTCTCGCTGAGGGCAGGCTTGTAAATCTTGCCGCGGCAGACGGGCACCCGGCGGAGATAATGGACATGAGCTTCGCCCTGCAGGCGAAGGCGGCCGAATACATACTGAACAACCACGAAAGACTTGAGCCGAAGGTCTACGTGCTCCCGAGGGAGATAGACGAGATGGTCGCTCGCATAAAGCTCGCCTCGATGGGGATAAAAATCGAGGAGCTCACCGAGGAGCAGAGAAAATACCTGGAAAGCTGGGAGCACGGGACCTGA
- a CDS encoding cyclase family protein, which translates to MIVDLSVPLSEDTPVYPDDPGISIRLWAVIDRDGYYMNVLKMGEHSGTHVDAPAHFVPGGKTIDEMPLERFVGRGMVVDVRNGEGPIRLDEIPDEGYFDRIVLFLTGGRELSPEVALFLVAEGIKAVGTDAMSIGDDAVHRILLSEEVPVFENLTNLEALVGKDFTFVAFPLKIEGGSGSPVRAVAFVE; encoded by the coding sequence ATGATAGTTGACCTATCGGTGCCCCTCTCAGAGGATACGCCGGTCTATCCCGATGATCCAGGGATAAGCATAAGGCTCTGGGCCGTCATCGACAGGGACGGCTACTACATGAACGTCCTGAAGATGGGGGAGCATTCTGGAACGCACGTTGACGCGCCGGCGCACTTCGTGCCGGGGGGGAAGACCATCGACGAGATGCCCCTGGAGAGATTCGTGGGAAGGGGAATGGTCGTTGACGTGAGGAATGGTGAGGGACCTATAAGGCTCGACGAGATTCCGGACGAGGGATACTTTGACAGGATCGTGCTTTTCCTGACTGGTGGCAGGGAACTCTCTCCGGAGGTGGCTCTGTTTCTCGTGGCCGAGGGAATTAAAGCCGTTGGTACTGATGCAATGAGCATCGGAGACGATGCCGTCCACAGGATACTCCTCAGCGAGGAGGTGCCGGTGTTTGAGAACCTGACCAACCTGGAGGCCCTCGTAGGAAAAGACTTCACGTTCGTGGCGTTTCCTCTCAAGATCGAGGGTGGTTCCGGGAGCCCCGTAAGGGCAGTGGCCTTTGTGGAGTAA